In a single window of the Bacteroidales bacterium genome:
- a CDS encoding CPBP family intramembrane glutamic endopeptidase, with protein sequence MNSSVQQFKINFINMSPPAKIILLVFLVLVCALFGSLLALVIAVPLFHTSFMNLAGIISNPQQSTIGVMKYFQIFQSVFLFVVPAIIAGWLFDIRAFNYIRANRKASVVTLLLVFVTVSVAIPFLNRIAALNMQMDLPESMDWAEKFMKSMEEKASELTELFLISNSTMVLAVNFLMIAIIPAIGEEFLFRGVIQRLLSEWTRNAHWGVFLTAFLFSFIHFQFYGFVPRFLLGMFFGYLLVWSGSIWVPVMGHLVNNGLAVLYYHFSTEPMGETMMDKAGTDNNLLFYLSALITFACIGMIYLREKGQSPSDS encoded by the coding sequence ATATTGCTGGTGTTCCTTGTGTTGGTTTGTGCCCTTTTTGGCTCTCTGCTTGCCCTGGTTATTGCCGTGCCGTTATTCCACACCAGTTTCATGAACCTGGCGGGAATAATCAGTAATCCTCAGCAAAGCACAATAGGAGTAATGAAATACTTCCAGATTTTCCAGTCAGTTTTCCTGTTTGTAGTTCCCGCTATCATTGCAGGCTGGCTTTTTGATATCCGTGCCTTCAATTATATTAGGGCAAACCGGAAAGCTTCAGTTGTCACGTTACTCCTTGTGTTCGTAACGGTTTCCGTCGCCATTCCTTTTCTGAACAGGATCGCCGCGTTGAATATGCAGATGGATCTGCCGGAGAGCATGGATTGGGCAGAAAAGTTTATGAAATCGATGGAAGAGAAGGCATCCGAACTGACTGAACTTTTTCTTATAAGCAACAGTACTATGGTGCTGGCCGTGAATTTTCTTATGATTGCCATTATTCCGGCAATCGGAGAGGAATTTCTTTTCAGGGGGGTAATTCAGCGGCTATTGAGTGAATGGACACGCAATGCACACTGGGGTGTATTTCTCACTGCTTTCCTGTTCAGCTTTATTCATTTCCAGTTTTACGGTTTTGTACCGCGTTTTTTACTTGGGATGTTTTTCGGATACCTTCTTGTATGGAGCGGTTCTATATGGGTGCCTGTAATGGGACATCTTGTAAATAACGGGCTGGCCGTGTTGTACTATCACTTTTCAACTGAACCCATGGGAGAAACCATGATGGATAAAGCAGGAACGGACAACAACCTCTTATTCTACCTGAGTGCTTTAATTACGTTTGCCTGTATCGGTATGATTTACCTTCGTGAGAAAGGGCAGTCGCCATCAGACAGCTGA